The proteins below come from a single Microtus ochrogaster isolate Prairie Vole_2 chromosome 22, MicOch1.0, whole genome shotgun sequence genomic window:
- the Alg8 gene encoding probable dolichyl pyrophosphate Glc1Man9GlcNAc2 alpha-1,3-glucosyltransferase isoform X1 encodes MAASALGTRSGHWFSALALGVTLLKCLLIPTYHSTDFEVHRNWLAITHSLPISQWYYEATSEWTLDYPPFFAWFEYALSHIAKFFDQEMLNVHNLNYRSSGTLLFQRFSVILADALFVYAVHECCKCIDGKKTSKELTEKPKFILSVLLLWNFGLLIVDHIHFQYNGFLSGLMLLSIARIFQKRHMEAAFLFAVLLHFKHIYLYIAPAYGIYLLRSYCFIASKPDGSVRWGSFSFVRLLSLGLIVFLVSALSLGPFLALNQLPQVFSRLFPFKRGLCHAYWAPNFWALYNAVDKALCVIGLELKLLDPNQIPRASMTSGLVQQFQHTVLPSVSPLATLICTLIAILPSVFCLWCKPQGPRGFLQCLVLCALSSFMFGWHVHEKAVLLAILPMSLLSVEKAGDATTFLILTTTGHYSLFPLLFTAPELPIKVFLMLLFTVYSLSSLQTLFRKEKPLLNWMETVYLLGLGPLEVYCELVFPLTSWKLKYPFIPLLLTSVYCAVGITYAWARLYVSVLTGCLVSKTKKQ; translated from the exons ATGGCGGCGTCCGCTCTCGGCACCCGTAGTGGCCACTGGTTCTCGGCTTTGGCTCTCGGGGTGACGCTCCTCAAATGCCTTCTCATCCCCACCTA CCATTCCACGGATTTTGAAGTACACCGAAACTGGCTTGCTATTACTCACAGTCTGCCAATATCTCAGTGGTACTATGAG gcAACTTCAGAGTGGACCTTGGATTACCCCCCTTTTTTTGCGTGGTTTGAGTACGCCCTATCACATATTGCCAAATTCTTTGATCAAGAGATGCTTAACGTTCATAACCTGAACTACCGCAGCTCAGGaacgctgctcttccagaggttctccGTCATCTTGGCAGATGCGCTCTTTGTGTACGCTGTTCACGA GTGCTGCAAATGCATTGAcgggaaaaaaacaagcaaagaacttACAGAGAAGCCCAAGTTTATTCTGTCCGTGCTGCTGTTGTGGAACTTTGGGTTGCTGATTGTAGACC ATATTCATTTCCAGTACAATGGCTTTCTGTCTGGGCTCATGCTGCTATCCATCGCACGGATATTTCAG AAAAGGCATATGGAAGCGGCATTTCTCTTCGCCGTCCTCCTGCATTTCAAGCACATCTACCTCTACATAGCACCAGCCTATGGTATCTATCTGCTGCGATCTTACTGTTTCATTGCGAGCAAACCAG ATGGCAGTGTCCGATGGGGCAGCTTCAGCTTTGTCCGCCTACTTTCCCTGGGACTGATTGTTTTCCTAGTTTCTGCTCTTTCGTTGGGCCCTTTCCTAGCCTTG AACCAGCTGCCACAAGTCTTTTCCCGACTCTTTCCATTCAAGAGGGGCCTTTGCCATGCCTACTGGGCTCCAAACTTCTGGGCTTTGTACAATGCCGTGGACAAAGCCCTGTGTGTCATTG GTTTGGAATTGAAACTTCTTGACCCCAACCAGATCCCCAGGGCCTCAATGACAAGTGGTTTGGTTCAGCAGTTCCAGCACACAGTCCttccctcagtttcccctctggcAACCCTCATCTGCACACTGATCGCCATACTG ccctctgttttctgtctgtggTGTAAACCGCAAGGGCCCCGAGGCTTTCTCCAGTGCCTGGTTCTCTGTGCTTTGAGCTCCTTCATGTTCGGCTGGCACGTCCACGAAAAGGCCGTACTCCTGGCGATTCTCCCGATGAG CCTTCTGTCTGTGGAGAAAGCAGGGGACGCGACGACTTTCCTGATCCTGACCACGACGGGACACtactccctcttccctctgctcttcactGCCCCAG AGCTCCCCATTAAAGTCTTCCTCATGCTTTTGTTCACCGTGTAcagcctctcctctctgcagACACTCTTCAG gaaagaaaaacctcttcTTAACTGGATGGAAACTGTCTACCTCCTCGGCCTGGGGCCGCTGGAAGTCTACTGTGAACTGGTCTTCCCTCTCACCTCCTGGAAGCTGAAGTACCCCTTCATCCCTTTGTTGCTGACCTCAGTGTATTGCGCGGTGGGCATCACATACGCCTGGGCCAGGCTCTACGTTTCGGTGCTGACCGGCTGTCTTGTCAGCAAGACAAAGAAGCAATGA
- the Alg8 gene encoding probable dolichyl pyrophosphate Glc1Man9GlcNAc2 alpha-1,3-glucosyltransferase isoform X2 yields MAASALGTRSGHWFSALALGVTLLKCLLIPTYHSTDFEVHRNWLAITHSLPISQWYYEATSEWTLDYPPFFAWFEYALSHIAKFFDQEMLNVHNLNYRSSGTLLFQRFSVILADALFVYAVHECCKCIDGKKTSKELTEKPKFILSVLLLWNFGLLIVDHIHFQYNGFLSGLMLLSIARIFQKRHMEAAFLFAVLLHFKHIYLYIAPAYGIYLLRSYCFIASKPDGSVRWGSFSFVRLLSLGLIVFLVSALSLGPFLALNQLPQVFSRLFPFKRGLCHAYWAPNFWALYNAVDKALCVIGLELKLLDPNQIPRASMTSGLVQQFQHTVLPSVSPLATLICTLIAILPSVFCLWCKPQGPRGFLQCLVLCALSSFMFGWHVHEKAVLLAILPMSLLSVEKAGDATTFLILTTTGHYSLFPLLFTAPGKKNLFLTGWKLSTSSAWGRWKSTVNWSSLSPPGS; encoded by the exons ATGGCGGCGTCCGCTCTCGGCACCCGTAGTGGCCACTGGTTCTCGGCTTTGGCTCTCGGGGTGACGCTCCTCAAATGCCTTCTCATCCCCACCTA CCATTCCACGGATTTTGAAGTACACCGAAACTGGCTTGCTATTACTCACAGTCTGCCAATATCTCAGTGGTACTATGAG gcAACTTCAGAGTGGACCTTGGATTACCCCCCTTTTTTTGCGTGGTTTGAGTACGCCCTATCACATATTGCCAAATTCTTTGATCAAGAGATGCTTAACGTTCATAACCTGAACTACCGCAGCTCAGGaacgctgctcttccagaggttctccGTCATCTTGGCAGATGCGCTCTTTGTGTACGCTGTTCACGA GTGCTGCAAATGCATTGAcgggaaaaaaacaagcaaagaacttACAGAGAAGCCCAAGTTTATTCTGTCCGTGCTGCTGTTGTGGAACTTTGGGTTGCTGATTGTAGACC ATATTCATTTCCAGTACAATGGCTTTCTGTCTGGGCTCATGCTGCTATCCATCGCACGGATATTTCAG AAAAGGCATATGGAAGCGGCATTTCTCTTCGCCGTCCTCCTGCATTTCAAGCACATCTACCTCTACATAGCACCAGCCTATGGTATCTATCTGCTGCGATCTTACTGTTTCATTGCGAGCAAACCAG ATGGCAGTGTCCGATGGGGCAGCTTCAGCTTTGTCCGCCTACTTTCCCTGGGACTGATTGTTTTCCTAGTTTCTGCTCTTTCGTTGGGCCCTTTCCTAGCCTTG AACCAGCTGCCACAAGTCTTTTCCCGACTCTTTCCATTCAAGAGGGGCCTTTGCCATGCCTACTGGGCTCCAAACTTCTGGGCTTTGTACAATGCCGTGGACAAAGCCCTGTGTGTCATTG GTTTGGAATTGAAACTTCTTGACCCCAACCAGATCCCCAGGGCCTCAATGACAAGTGGTTTGGTTCAGCAGTTCCAGCACACAGTCCttccctcagtttcccctctggcAACCCTCATCTGCACACTGATCGCCATACTG ccctctgttttctgtctgtggTGTAAACCGCAAGGGCCCCGAGGCTTTCTCCAGTGCCTGGTTCTCTGTGCTTTGAGCTCCTTCATGTTCGGCTGGCACGTCCACGAAAAGGCCGTACTCCTGGCGATTCTCCCGATGAG CCTTCTGTCTGTGGAGAAAGCAGGGGACGCGACGACTTTCCTGATCCTGACCACGACGGGACACtactccctcttccctctgctcttcactGCCCCAG gaaagaaaaacctcttcTTAACTGGATGGAAACTGTCTACCTCCTCGGCCTGGGGCCGCTGGAAGTCTACTGTGAACTGGTCTTCCCTCTCACCTCCTGGAAGCTGA